One Trichormus variabilis 0441 genomic window, CCACCAAAATTAACTCAGCCGCAGATAATCGCAGTAAAGCCGCCCACAAAGGTGTAACGTTACCAATAGCAAATGCGGCACGAGAGATGACTGTACCGGCGGCATTAGTCATTGCTGCGAGTAAAGCAAAGCCAAGACCCCGCATCAAAAGACTATCCTCTACCCTCTTACCTCCTGTATCGGGAACCCGTTCTGTAACTACCCAAGCCACCCCCATAATAGTGAGTAAAATTCCACACCAAGCGCGGAAATTTAACTGTTCTTGGAGGACAAGATTTGCGGCGATCGCTGTTATGGGAGGAGCTAAAGTGCCGATAAGTAACACACGACGCGCCCCTAAGTAATTGATTGCAGCTAGAAAAGCCGTATCCCCCAAAGCAATACCAACAACACCACTCAAGCAGAGGAGCAAAATCTGTGTGTGGTCAGAGATAGGCAAGGATTCGCCAGTTAACCAAATAGTCAGGGAAAGAAAGGCGATCGCCACGATTCCTTTAATCAAGTTTAACTGTAGCGGTGCAATCCTTTGCCCCACAATCCCATACAGTACAGAAGCGATCGCCCACAAACCAGCAGCAACCAAGGCGGCTAATTCACCTTTACCATCTGTGAATGGCAAAGTTAAATAATTATTAAAAATAAAATGCTCCTCTAAATTTATGCCTGAAACTATTTAATAACACCCCAAATAATAGCATATTTTTTAGCACTCAAACCTAGAGAGTGCTAATCATAAAAGACAATTTTAATCTGGATATATAGGCAAACATTACTGTATTCATGGACGAAATATAGGTGATTTTGCCCACATAATTAACTTTCAAAATGTGTACGTTACGTAAAACTAACTAACCATTGGGAATACTAGCATGAAATATACTTTTGATATTGTTGGTGTATCTCCTGTTTGGCAATTTTTTAGTCACCAACAGCAAATTCAAGAACAATCAAATCACCCAGGCATAGAATATTTAGGTAGCCATAAATGTACACTCGACGCATTGATAGAAACAGTAGAACCATTACCATTGAAATGGGGTTGGAACACTGAGCAAGTGTTAGATACTGTAGTGCAGTTTTGGATGAATAATTCCGAAAGTATTCGTTACTGGAAAACCAGATTAACTGATGGTGGTAATGAGAATATACTTGTAGCTAGATTGGCAGATATTACGGCTTTACAAGCTGAATTTGAATCATTATTAGGTAAAAATTGGTAGATATAAAAAATTTAAGTATCTGTAGGGTGGGCATTGCCCACCAGAAGAATATTTCGGAAATAAATTATGAATCCTATAGTAGAGATTTAGGGGTGTAGAGGAGAAAAACTAACGACCAAAGACTGATTTCTCTGTTTAATACCAATTCTCTATGAAGTTGCGTCAAATAAATGATGTAGAGAATAAAGTGCATCTATGGCTACGCCAGGCAAGCTACATCAAGAAACGGTTTAAGTTAAAATAAAAATGTCTTGCTTCTAAATCCTTGCACCTGTTCTCAGAGGCAATATGCTTTTAAAGCTACAACAAATCATAGTCAAGCCAGGACAACAAATGTTGCCGAAAGATGTCGATGCGTAATTTTAGAAACTGGTTGAAGAATAATTTGTAATGGTAATCTGAAGCTGCTTTGAAGTCCTCACCTATAAGGAAGATGGGTAATGGGTAATTGGACTGGATCTCTGTATCTGTAGTGGGCATTGCCCACCAAAACCATGAGCCTACGTATATTTCAAAAATTAAGTATGAGTCCTATATGTAGTAATACAGTTCAGTTAAGGCAACAACTTAGACTGGTGTAGGTTGGGTGGAGGAACGGAACCCAACATTCTCAAGACTTTGTTGGGTTCCGCTATCGCTCCACCCAACCTACTATTCTCTTAACTGAACCGTATTGCTATATGTAGCGAGAAGGATCTATCAGTCTTAACTAATCTTATAAGATCAGAAGCATCTGCCTATTTAATCTTTACCGCCCTTACCCATGCCTCTGTCGCGCATAGTCACGTTGATTGTTGGTTTAATCGTCATATTGGGACTCGCCCTGTGGCTGATTGATTCCCTTTCACGTCTTTACTGGCAATTATCATATTCGCCATTACTGGGGAATTTGCTGTTATTACTGCTGATTGTCCTCATTGGCTGCTTAGTTGCAGCTTTTGTCTATTATGTAATGGTGTTGCAGGCTGGTGAACAGCGTTCCCGCCGCAATCGTCGGCGCGTGACAGCAGCGCAAATCCCGGCTGCTAAATCTGATGCGGCTTCTACTACATTACAGGCGGTGCGGCAACAGGTGTCGCAAATTCAGGATGAAGTGGCGCGCCAAGCTTTATTAAGTCGTTCCAAGGAGATTGAGGCGAACTTAGCACGGGGTGAAATCCAAGTAGTGGTGTTTGGAACAGGGAGTGCTGGCAAAACTTCCTTAGTCAATGCAATTATGGGACGGATGGTAGGGAAAGTAGATGCGCCAATGGGGACAACCCAAGTAGGAGAAACTTACTGTCTGCGGTTGAAAGGGTTGGAAAGAAAGATTTTAATTACAGATACGCCAGGGATTTTAGAGGCTGGGGTGGCGGGAACAGAACGGGAACAATTAGCCAGGGCATTGGCGACGGAGGCAGACTTACTATTATTTGTGGTGGATAATGACTTAAGACGCTCAGAATATGAGCCTTTGAAGAGTTTAGCGGAAATTGGTAAGCGATCGCTCCTAGTTCTCAACAAAACCGACTTGTATACAGATGAGGATAAAGAAGCGATTTTGGCACGGTTACGTCAACGGGTGCTGGGATTTATTGCTACAAATGATGTCGTAGCGATCGCAGCTAACCCCGAAGCGGCACAATTAGAAACAGGGGAACCATTCCAACCAGAACCAGATATAGTCCCCTTACTGCGGCGGATGGCGGCGATTTTACGGGCTGAGGGTGAGGATTTGGTAGCGGATAATATTCTTTTACAATCTCTGCGTTTAGGCGAAGAAGCCCGCAAACTCATCGACGCGCAACGTCGCCGCCAAGCTGATAAAATCGTTGAGCGTTTTCAGTGGATTGGGGCGGGTGTAGTATCAGTTACGCCTTTGCCTGTGGTAGATTTACTGGCAACGGCGGCTGTAAATGCCCAAATGGTCGTAGAAATTGGTAGAGTCTATGGTTGTGAATTGAACATGGAACGGGGACGGGAGTTAGCCCTTTCTTTAGCCAAGACGATTGCTAGTTTAGGTATTGTCAAGGGAGCAATTCAATTACTAACCACAGCTTTACAACTAAATGTTGCCACTTTTGTGATTGGTAAAGCCATTCAAGGGGTAACAGCCGCTTATTTAACCCGCATTGCAGGTAAAAGTTTCATTGAATATTTCCGTCATGACCAAGATTGGGGCGATGGTGGGATGACAGAAGTAGTTCAGAAGCAGTTCCAAATGAATCGGCGGGATGAGTTTATTAAAGCATTTGTGCAGGAAGCGATCGCAAGGGTTGTCAAACCGTTAACAGATAAATCGGAAGTAGTTGAACATGATGAACAGACTAATAGTTAGAAACTAAGGTGATAAGCACCTGGATCAAATATTCTTGCGTCAGGGCTGTCCATAGTCAAGAGTCCAGAGTTAAAGACTAGCTTGGACTGTGGACTTTGGACTTTTGACAACCTGAGTGCGAAATATACGATTTAAATGCGTAACAGCTTAGTCAAGGTACGAATCATCTCAGGAGGTTTTAATGAACAAACATCATCAGTTTGCTAAAAAGTTAGTTTTGACTCTGGCGTTAACCAGCCTGCTATCTTCTGGACTCGGTTTGGCTAGTGACTATAGGGCTACAGCTACACCAGCAACAGAATCGATAGAAATATCTCAAAACTCTCAGAATCGTCTACCTCGTCACATCGCTAAAGCAGTACTCAATGATGCTTCCCGACGTTCTGGAATTAGAACCACTAATTTAAGAATCACTCAAGCCACACCCAGAACTTTTGGGAATCCCTGCGAGTTCAACTTTGGGGAAATCTGCACCAAAGAATATCGACCAGTCCAAGGTTGGGAAGTAGTTGTGCGAGTGCAGAATCAATCTTGGATTTATCACGTCAATCAGTCTGGCTCCCAAATAGTCCTTGATCCTAAAGCTAACGTAGGCGAAAATAGCCAACTACCGCGAGCGATCGCTAATAATATTCTTACTGATGCAGCTAGACGTTCTCGTGTACCCAGACGGAACATAGAAATTACCAAAGTCACACGCAGAACCTTTGGGAACCCCTGTGAGTTCAACTTTGGGGAAATCTGCACCAAAGAATATCGACCAATCCAAGGCTGGGAAGTGGTAGTACGAGTGGGGAATCAATCTTGGGTTTATCACGTCAATCAGTCTGGTTCCCAAATCGTTTTAGATCCCCAAGTTTTGGGCAAATCTTGAGAGGGTTTTCGTCAATCCATACCAATCTTCTTGATCGAATCTATCCACCTATTACTTTTTCTTGCGATAATTCCTAAGGGGAGTAAGCTCCCTACTGGTTTGTCAAAGGGGGATAGATGACCATCAAGCGGTTGGTTTTATTTTTTGTACTCACGCCGATAGCGGCTTTTTTAGCGGCTTCGTCTTTATTTGGTAGTTTGCAAGAACCACAGTTTCAAAGTCGTTTGGAACTATACCAAACCAATATTGCCCTGCAAGCACAAGCTTGGAAACCAGAGGATAGCAACGATGATAGTCCCCAAGTAATTCAAGAAGCAATTTTGGGGGAAAAACCCCTGGAAAACGCTAGCAAGGAATATGAAAAAACCCGTCAATCAGTGCAAACTAATTTGACGAAAACTCAAAACCAACTTGCACAACTGCGCTCTTCATCCCAAAATCCTGCACCGCCTAAACCCTTACCAGATGTTCCTCCCACCACAAATACTTCTCGTAATGACAAAGAAAAGCAATTACAGAAGTCTCTCCAGGAACTGCAAAAATTTGCGGCTGAATTAGACTTAAAACTGGGAATTTTGCAAGCAAAGCAAGGACAGATACCAACAGCCATCAAAACTTGGAACGAATTACAAAAGCCTTCAGACACTCCAGAACTCACCAAAGAAATTGAGCAAACTGCGGCGGTGTTGAGTGGACTGTGGAGTGATCCCCCACGACTTTTTCCCGACGCTCAACAGTTAATCCAGCATAATCTAGAAGGCTGGTTTCGCTCCACAGCTTTGATTCAGCTTTACCAACTCCAGCAACGACAAGATGCTTTAAAAGAAGTTCAATCAACACAACAAGAGGCAGCAGCTCAAGCTGTATTTAAATTAGCGGCGATCGCCACTGTTCCCAGCCTAGCAGCTTTAGTAGGAACGATATTGTTAATTTTCTTAATTGCTCAACGCTTGATCAAGGGAAAAGAAGCCTTATTGAGTCAGAATGCTGAGTTAGCTTGGTCAACACCTTGGGATGTAGAAACAATTCTCTCGGTTTTTGTTGTGGGCTTTTTCTTCATGGGGCAAATTTTTGTTCCTTCCTTGTTGGTGCTACTCCCCATACCTCGCCCCATAGTTAATGTAAGACTACAAGCCGTTTCCGTCCTCATCAGTTATCTGTTAGTAGCATCAGGCGCGTTGTCAGTTTTATATTTCTCGATTAAACGTTTTTTCCCGTTACCCCAATATTGGTTTCGTTTCCGCCTGCGAGATAATTGGTTTCTCTGGGGACTAGGTGGTTATTGTGCAGCTTTACCAATAGTTGTGATTGTGTCTTTGATTAATCAACAGCTATGGCAAGGACAAGGTGGTAGCAATCCTCTATTACAACTGGCACTAGAAAGCCAAGACTTTACAGCATTGAGCATATTTTACGTGACAGCTGCGATCGCCGCCCCTTTATTTGAAGAAGTACTGTTTCGCGGGTTCTTATTACCTTCCTTAACTCGTTACGTACCCGTTTGGGGCGCAATCATCACCAGTGCGGTATTGTTTGCCGTCGCCCACCTCAGTTTGTCAGAAATACTGCCACTCACTGCTTTGGGTATCGTTTTAGGGGTAGTATACACGCGATCGCGCAACCTCCTAGCTCCTATACTGCTCCATAGTCTCTGGAATAGTGGCACACTACTCAGCCTGTTTCTCTTAGGTAGTAGTAATTAGGCAACACCAAGAAATCAATTATCCAAACATAGATGGTTTGCTTGGGTGCGTCAGGATGAATAATGTCTGAGTATAGTTAGATCCTATCTCAGAGGTTTTTTGAAAAGTGATTGGCTGTGATTTTAAGCACTCATTGATCCCCCCTAACCCCCCTTAAAAAGGGGGGAAATGAATCAAAGTCCCCCTTTTTAAGGGGGATTTAGGGGGATCTAAAATGTTTTGCTACCAAGCATAGGACTTTTCAAACATCCTCTAAGTGACGCACCCTACATGACGTAACAAAGTATTGCGACGAATATTGTTAAATAGATTACAAAACTCTGGGTGGACTTTGAGTATCATCTGGATAAATAGACATAGTTATTCGGTAACTTACCCATTCAATCCTCACCTAACCCTACAGCAGCTGACAACTAAATAAAGACCTAAGTTATATCTCTCCCCATCAGTAGCTACAGGACTACTATTTGATTTTTGAAATTTAAGTAGGGCGGGCATTGCCTACCCTACAGATACTTATATCATTTCAATAATCAAATCGGATTACTATAGATTGCTTAATTTTAGCTGAATCATCGATTTCCTAATATACCAAACAAAGGTAATTTCTATGAGAGATTATCCTCTTACTTGTAACAGTCTCCAAAAAATCCGGAGATAACACTGATGTACTTGTAGAAAGTGATATATTACAAGCATTTTCACTGACTAATGTGAATTAATTCTCTCGAAAGATTAATTTTTCTCAAAATACTGTAATACTTATGTTTTAGTTTATGTAATTAGCATTATATCTAGCTATGTTAGGAACACTATAAAACCAGGCGATGTCTTATGTGATAAAGATGTCACCTATGTTCATGGCAAATGACTATTGTCTGGCAACATAGTAAAAAATCCAACTAATAACTAGGTAAAAATATGTTTACTGGGTGAATATATTTTTGAAAAATCAATACAATAAAAACTGCAATTTTATACTATTTTTTAGGAGTAACCTACCTATGGCAAATCTTAACCCTACTCAAACCAACAAACAATTACTAGCTGGTTACTGTGGCATTATTTTTGGTGGCTTTGGTATTCACAAATTTATTTTGGGCTATGCTGCCGAAGGGTTCATCATGTTAGTGATCACCTTAGTTGGTGGTTCTTTTTCCTACGGAATTACTTTATTAATTATGCAACTGGTAGGATTAATTGAAGGCATGATCTACTTAAACAAAACCCCTGAAGAATTCGTCAATACTTATTTAGTGAATAAACAAAGTTGGTTTTAAATTAGTCAGTTGTCAGTTGTCATTACTCATTAATCTTCCCCTGCTCCCCCTGCTCTTTTTTTGAATTGTTCTCCCCCCTGCTTTCTTCATCCCAATCAATATGCTGATCATGAAACGTAAACACATGATTTGGGCTATGTGCTTGTTGGTGGGTGTGGGGTATTTCAGTGCTATGTCTAACTTAGAAATTCACTATTTCTGGAAAAGCCTGATTGCCTTTATACCAGTGCAAATGGCAGCGATCGCCTACGTAACTGTAAGAAAAGCGAGTCGTAATTAACACCAAAAACCACTCATTACTCATTTTCTCCATCCCCAGACCCAAAAACGTGAGATAAGTGCCACATCTTAATAAAATAAATGGTAATGACGATCAGTCATAGTTCAAAATTTCGCCTACGCTCGAAGTAGAGATGCTTATCATCGAGTGTCTAATCTTCGTAGCGAATCTCAACACTTGCCATGCAACTTGTCCCACAAACTCAGCTTGACCCAGAACTAACCCCCACACTAGAGAAAATTATTCTGGATGTTGGGGGGATGAAGTGTGCTGGGTGTGTAAAGGCAGTAGAGCGACAGCTCACCCAATATTCAGGTGTGAAGAATGCCTGTGTGAATTTGGCTACAGAAGTAGCGGTGGTAGAGTCGGAAGTTGGTACAGTCGATCCAGAAATGCTGGCACAGCGATTGACATCTGCCGGATTTCCTACTCAACCAAGAACAGCCAGTAGTAAGGCAAGTGAATCAACAATAGAAGACTCAGCTGCAAGACAACGCCAACAAATGCAGACAGCATTCCAGCAGTTAATTATTGCTGCTGTGCTGCTGGTCTTTTCGGGGATCGGGCATTTGGGCAACATTGGCAGTTCAATTCTGCCCATATTAAATAACATTTGGTTTCACTTTGGACTAGCAACAGTCGCTTTACTAATTCCCGGTCGCCCTATTTTGGTTGATGGGTGGCTTGGTTGGCGGCGGAATGCACCCAATATGAACACCTTGGTGGGATTGGGAACCCTGACAGCCTATACAGCCAGCGTGGTGGCGTTGTTATTTCCGCAAATGGGTTGGGAGTGCTTCTTTGATGAACCAGTAATGATGCTGGGCTTTATCTTGTTGGGCAGAACCTTAGAACAACAAGCCAGAGGTAAGGCGGCGGCAGCATTTAGGCAACTGCTAGCACTGCAACCACAAATAGCAAGATTGATTGCTAACCCAGACCCAGAGAATATTGGACTGGGAGCAAATACTGTAGAAATCCCGGCTGAACAGGTGAAGGTGGGAGAATGGTTGCAAGTATTACCGGGTGATAAAATCCCTGTGGATGGGGAGGTACGTTTTGGACAGACAACTTTAGATGAGTCGATGTTGACTGGGGAGGCTGTGCCGGTCATGAAGCAACCAGGAGATATAGTCACAGCCGGAACGATTAACCAATCAGGGGCGATCGCTATCCAAGCCACCCGTACAGGCAATGATACCACCCTCGCCCACATTGTCGCCTTGGTAGAAGCAGCCCAAACTCGCAAAGCCCCCATCCAAAAATTAGCCGATACAGTAGCAGGTTACTTTACCTACGGCATATTAACAGCATCTGTATTGACATTCATTTTCTGGTACTGCTTCGGCACGCACATTTGGCCAGATATCACCGTATCCGGTGGTGGTATGGAAATGATGATGAACCACGCCGCCCATATTACCAATAACTCCCCCCTCCTAATTAGTTTAAAACTAGCGATCGCTGTTATGGTCGTCGCCTGTCCCTGTGCCTTGGGACTAGCCACACCTACAGCGATTCTGGTAGGCACAGGTATAGGTGCAGAACGGGGTTTATTAATCAAAGGCGGCGATGTTTTAGAAAAAGCCCATCAACTAGACACCGTAGTTTTTGATAAAACCGGCACTCTCACCACAGGTAATCCCGTTGTTACAGATTGTCTTGTATTTGCAGAAGACACTCCCAATGAAATAAGCTTCACATCCCTACACCTCCACACCCCCACACCCCTACACCCCTCTCACTCCCTCATACAACTAGCAGCCGCAGTCGAAAGCGGCACACATCACCCCTTAGCTAGAGCGATTCAGCAAGCTGCACAACAGCAACAGTTATCGATTCCAGAAGCTACAGACTTCCATACTGAACCAGGAATGGGTGTTTCTGCCGTCGTTGATGGTCAAACTGTGTTGTTAGGTAACGGGGATTGGTTGAGTTGGCATGGAATTACTTGGAGTGAAACTGCCCAACAGGAAGCGCAAAAGCTCGCCACAGAAGGTAAAACGGTCGTTGGTGTAGCAGTTGGGGAGAGTTTAGCCGGATTAATTGGTGTACAAGATACTACCAGACCAGATGCCCAAACTACAGTAGACAAATTACGCCAGATGGGTTTGCGGGTGATGCTGCTAAGTGGCGATCGCCCGGAAGCTGCTAACGCCATCGCTCAACAACTAGGCATAGATAGGGCTGATGTGATGGCTGGTATTCCTCCCGCCAAAAAAGCCACCTTTATTCAAGAACTACAAACAAAATCTGGCGCTAAAGTGGCAATGGTTGGCGATGGTATCAACGATGCCCCGGCCTTATCTCAAGCAGACGTAGGCATTGCTTTACATTCAGGTACAGATGTAGCAATGGAAACCGCACAGATTGTCTTAATGCGCGATCGCATTAGTGATGTTGTGGAATCAATTCACCTCAGTCGCGCCACCTTCAACAAAATCCGCCAAAATCTATTCTGGGCTTTCGCCTACAACACCATCGGTATCCCTCTAGCCGCAGGTGTTCTGCTTCCCAACTGGGGTTTTGTTCTCAGTCCTTCCGGTGCGGCTGCACTGATGGCATTTAGTTCAGTTAGTGTGGTGACTAACTCTCTGTTATTGCGTCGGTTAGCTCATCGGTAGCAAAATTAAGAACCCCTCTCCAACCTCTCCCCGACGCGGGGAGAGGCTTAAAACCGTTATGGTTAAAGCTAATTCTATCCAGACATGACATAAAGTTTTCTCTCTCAAATCTCTTTTATTATGCTGGGCGTGTTAGTGGTTTTTGGATCATTGACCACAAATCGCATCTATACTCCTATTCAAAGTATAAATCTAAGTGCGCTAGCGTTCTGCCCAGTAGAGGCGATACCTTCTCTACGAGACGCTGCGAGAACGGTAAGCTTCTCTACGAGACGCTGCGCGAACGCTAACGCACTTCCAATATCTATGCTAATCAGTGTCATTGTGCAGAGTATAATTAGCTTGCTCGAATGCAGGCGATACCCACGGTAAGCTATGCTAACGCTGGTGTGGAAAAAATCAGCTACGATAAATCAAAGCAACTTGGATAATTCCAACTTCAACTGACTGTGGCAAAGATGTATCAATGACAGTAGAAACTCTTGAAAGTCATCTATTAATTCTCGAAGACGACCAAGGTCGTAAAGAATTTTCTTTAGATCAACCTTTATACTCCATTGGCAGAGACAAAGAGTCGAACATTCGTTTAGTGTCGCAGTTTGTCTCTCGTCGCCATGCTACATTAGTGCGACTGCCAAAAAATAATAATAGTTATTATTACCGGATTGTTGATGGTGATGGTAAAGGTAAAGCAAGCGCCAACGGTCTGATGATTAATGGCCGCAAAATCCCAGCCCATGATTTAAAAAATGAGGATGAGATAGTTTTTGGCCCGAAAGTACGTGCCATTTACTACTTATTAAAGAATACTCAGCGTTCAGGACAAACAGACGCTAGTGAATATGACATCACGCTTATCAATCCTGGTATGACTGAGGATGCAGAAGAACTGTGAACTTCTTACTTGATGAGCATTATCCACCCAAATTGTGATACGGTGGGCGCTGCCCACCCTACAAATACTACAGATACTTAAATTTTGGCTTAGCCAGCGAGACTTTCGAGAAGATGCCAATGGCGACTACGTTCAATCGACTGCTTAACCAGTTCAAATACTTGCCGACAGTGATTATCCAAGTAGAGGGGTAATTCTTCATTTTTAATCACAATACTCATCCGGCTTTCTGTCTCAGTAGCCGTTGATTTATCAATCAGTACTTCCACTTTCACCAATTTAGGAAAAGGAACAGTACCAGGAATCTCACGCGCCAAAATGTAATCAGGTGTGTGGTATTGAATTTCTAAATCACAGTCCTGTAACAAGTCTAGAAGTAATGGCTGGAGATAGTCAAAACGGATAGAAATCACAAATGAACACGTATAGCGAGCCATAATAGCCCCAAGCCCCTTACAACACTCCGTCCATCCTATAATATCGAAGTAGCAAAACGGCAAGTCATTATAGATTCCTTAAACAAAAATGCTGATTTCAGTGGGGGATAAATTCTATTGGAGTCCTTAGCTACAAAGGGATAGGGCTTTTGGTAATAGGTAATGGGTAATGGGTAATTGGATTCTGAACGATTACCT contains:
- a CDS encoding heavy metal translocating P-type ATPase, translated to MQLVPQTQLDPELTPTLEKIILDVGGMKCAGCVKAVERQLTQYSGVKNACVNLATEVAVVESEVGTVDPEMLAQRLTSAGFPTQPRTASSKASESTIEDSAARQRQQMQTAFQQLIIAAVLLVFSGIGHLGNIGSSILPILNNIWFHFGLATVALLIPGRPILVDGWLGWRRNAPNMNTLVGLGTLTAYTASVVALLFPQMGWECFFDEPVMMLGFILLGRTLEQQARGKAAAAFRQLLALQPQIARLIANPDPENIGLGANTVEIPAEQVKVGEWLQVLPGDKIPVDGEVRFGQTTLDESMLTGEAVPVMKQPGDIVTAGTINQSGAIAIQATRTGNDTTLAHIVALVEAAQTRKAPIQKLADTVAGYFTYGILTASVLTFIFWYCFGTHIWPDITVSGGGMEMMMNHAAHITNNSPLLISLKLAIAVMVVACPCALGLATPTAILVGTGIGAERGLLIKGGDVLEKAHQLDTVVFDKTGTLTTGNPVVTDCLVFAEDTPNEISFTSLHLHTPTPLHPSHSLIQLAAAVESGTHHPLARAIQQAAQQQQLSIPEATDFHTEPGMGVSAVVDGQTVLLGNGDWLSWHGITWSETAQQEAQKLATEGKTVVGVAVGESLAGLIGVQDTTRPDAQTTVDKLRQMGLRVMLLSGDRPEAANAIAQQLGIDRADVMAGIPPAKKATFIQELQTKSGAKVAMVGDGINDAPALSQADVGIALHSGTDVAMETAQIVLMRDRISDVVESIHLSRATFNKIRQNLFWAFAYNTIGIPLAAGVLLPNWGFVLSPSGAAALMAFSSVSVVTNSLLLRRLAHR
- a CDS encoding DMT family transporter, with translation MPFTDGKGELAALVAAGLWAIASVLYGIVGQRIAPLQLNLIKGIVAIAFLSLTIWLTGESLPISDHTQILLLCLSGVVGIALGDTAFLAAINYLGARRVLLIGTLAPPITAIAANLVLQEQLNFRAWCGILLTIMGVAWVVTERVPDTGGKRVEDSLLMRGLGFALLAAMTNAAGTVISRAAFAIGNVTPLWAALLRLSAAELILVVGIWLSYKRQMSSYFYRESWRVILISCFASFCGTYLGIWLQQTAIKLTAAGVASTLMQTSPLFVIPLSLCLGEKVSWRSLAGVIIAIAGIGLLFYLK
- a CDS encoding YcjF family protein; translated protein: MPLSRIVTLIVGLIVILGLALWLIDSLSRLYWQLSYSPLLGNLLLLLLIVLIGCLVAAFVYYVMVLQAGEQRSRRNRRRVTAAQIPAAKSDAASTTLQAVRQQVSQIQDEVARQALLSRSKEIEANLARGEIQVVVFGTGSAGKTSLVNAIMGRMVGKVDAPMGTTQVGETYCLRLKGLERKILITDTPGILEAGVAGTEREQLARALATEADLLLFVVDNDLRRSEYEPLKSLAEIGKRSLLVLNKTDLYTDEDKEAILARLRQRVLGFIATNDVVAIAANPEAAQLETGEPFQPEPDIVPLLRRMAAILRAEGEDLVADNILLQSLRLGEEARKLIDAQRRRQADKIVERFQWIGAGVVSVTPLPVVDLLATAAVNAQMVVEIGRVYGCELNMERGRELALSLAKTIASLGIVKGAIQLLTTALQLNVATFVIGKAIQGVTAAYLTRIAGKSFIEYFRHDQDWGDGGMTEVVQKQFQMNRRDEFIKAFVQEAIARVVKPLTDKSEVVEHDEQTNS
- a CDS encoding CPBP family intramembrane glutamic endopeptidase, with translation MTIKRLVLFFVLTPIAAFLAASSLFGSLQEPQFQSRLELYQTNIALQAQAWKPEDSNDDSPQVIQEAILGEKPLENASKEYEKTRQSVQTNLTKTQNQLAQLRSSSQNPAPPKPLPDVPPTTNTSRNDKEKQLQKSLQELQKFAAELDLKLGILQAKQGQIPTAIKTWNELQKPSDTPELTKEIEQTAAVLSGLWSDPPRLFPDAQQLIQHNLEGWFRSTALIQLYQLQQRQDALKEVQSTQQEAAAQAVFKLAAIATVPSLAALVGTILLIFLIAQRLIKGKEALLSQNAELAWSTPWDVETILSVFVVGFFFMGQIFVPSLLVLLPIPRPIVNVRLQAVSVLISYLLVASGALSVLYFSIKRFFPLPQYWFRFRLRDNWFLWGLGGYCAALPIVVIVSLINQQLWQGQGGSNPLLQLALESQDFTALSIFYVTAAIAAPLFEEVLFRGFLLPSLTRYVPVWGAIITSAVLFAVAHLSLSEILPLTALGIVLGVVYTRSRNLLAPILLHSLWNSGTLLSLFLLGSSN
- a CDS encoding TM2 domain-containing protein → MANLNPTQTNKQLLAGYCGIIFGGFGIHKFILGYAAEGFIMLVITLVGGSFSYGITLLIMQLVGLIEGMIYLNKTPEEFVNTYLVNKQSWF
- a CDS encoding FHA domain-containing protein; its protein translation is MTVETLESHLLILEDDQGRKEFSLDQPLYSIGRDKESNIRLVSQFVSRRHATLVRLPKNNNSYYYRIVDGDGKGKASANGLMINGRKIPAHDLKNEDEIVFGPKVRAIYYLLKNTQRSGQTDASEYDITLINPGMTEDAEEL